Proteins encoded in a region of the Mycobacterium branderi genome:
- a CDS encoding cutinase family protein has translation MIAHHTLIRYLGPAAIAAGGLGACYLAGLAAAPSASAQPCPDVQVVFARGTGEEPGVGPTGQAFVDDLHNRVGPRSFDVYPVNYPATEQWETGLDGIRDEGAHVVSMASNCPSTQMVLGGYSQGAAVTGFVTSAAVPDGVDPATVPKPLDPKIADHVAAVVLFGMPNVRAMNFLGEPPVVIGPAYQNKTIKICAPEDPICSDGMNFAAHDAYADDGAIIDQGAAFAASRLGANSTGLAPGTSTGGTGGFGE, from the coding sequence ATGATCGCACATCACACCCTCATTCGTTACCTTGGTCCGGCCGCAATTGCCGCGGGCGGCCTCGGTGCCTGCTACCTCGCCGGCCTCGCTGCCGCCCCATCGGCTTCCGCCCAGCCGTGCCCCGACGTCCAGGTGGTGTTCGCCCGGGGCACGGGCGAAGAGCCCGGCGTGGGCCCCACCGGACAGGCATTCGTCGACGACCTCCACAACCGTGTTGGCCCAAGGTCGTTCGACGTCTATCCGGTCAACTACCCGGCCACCGAGCAATGGGAGACCGGCCTCGATGGCATTCGAGACGAAGGCGCTCACGTCGTTTCGATGGCGAGCAACTGCCCGAGTACCCAGATGGTGCTCGGCGGGTACTCCCAGGGCGCGGCCGTGACGGGCTTCGTCACGTCGGCCGCAGTGCCGGATGGCGTGGACCCGGCGACCGTCCCGAAACCGCTGGACCCCAAGATCGCTGACCATGTGGCGGCGGTCGTCCTCTTCGGGATGCCCAACGTCCGGGCCATGAACTTCCTCGGTGAGCCACCGGTCGTTATCGGCCCGGCGTATCAGAACAAGACCATCAAGATTTGCGCGCCCGAGGACCCGATCTGCTCTGACGGGATGAATTTCGCCGCGCACGACGCCTACGCCGACGACGGCGCAATCATCGACCAGGGAGCGGCATTTGCCGCCAGTCGCCTTGGCGCAAATTCCACCGGGCTGGCACCGGGCACCTCGACCGGAGGTACCGGGGGGTTCGGCGAGTGA
- a CDS encoding GNAT family N-acetyltransferase, with the protein MNNMDDTIKIRFATDDDLQAVYENQARVYGNSVEPADIEAWKRKVNPEDILVAEDISDPENPFLVATSLYYRLRLTVPGGATLDAAWLAMITVAATHQRRGIWQQISLQGFGILQDRGYPILCGVPTRPPVYEILGAGVASYARTFHVDPHSAKLRAAPSRNPAREVVAAEAKSHLPRIYDRWCATTPGALSRDSAWWADFLEDRMTQRDDGSPLNFVIHPDGFLTYRVVGAPAHAFRPPFGSVVIQDFCAVTDEAHTELLATLSGLEMFDSIEIEVPVDDPLPLKFQDQAAAQTTCLGDFLWLRIMNVPEALGAREYSADVDVVLDVTDPLGVAGGQFLLQTRDGVGKCVPDEGSPDIRIGLGELGTIYMGAHRASELHRAGRVTELNAGSLHDLDAAFCTERAPYCGTLF; encoded by the coding sequence ATGAACAATATGGACGACACCATCAAGATAAGGTTTGCAACCGACGACGACTTGCAGGCGGTCTACGAGAATCAGGCCCGGGTATATGGGAATTCCGTGGAGCCGGCCGATATCGAAGCCTGGAAACGCAAAGTCAATCCTGAAGACATCCTGGTCGCCGAGGATATCTCCGATCCGGAAAACCCATTCCTAGTCGCCACGTCCCTTTACTACCGGCTGCGGCTTACCGTGCCAGGTGGTGCAACGCTCGACGCCGCTTGGCTGGCCATGATCACGGTCGCGGCAACACATCAAAGAAGGGGGATTTGGCAGCAGATCAGCCTGCAGGGCTTCGGAATACTCCAAGACCGCGGTTACCCCATCCTCTGTGGTGTCCCGACCCGGCCGCCGGTCTACGAAATCTTGGGTGCCGGCGTGGCGAGCTATGCCCGGACATTCCACGTTGATCCGCATTCCGCGAAGCTGCGTGCTGCGCCCAGCCGAAACCCGGCCCGGGAGGTGGTGGCGGCCGAGGCAAAAAGCCACTTACCCCGCATTTACGATCGGTGGTGTGCCACCACCCCCGGGGCGCTGAGCCGGGACAGCGCGTGGTGGGCCGATTTTCTGGAAGACCGAATGACGCAACGCGATGATGGATCGCCGCTGAATTTCGTTATTCATCCAGACGGGTTTCTGACGTATCGGGTGGTCGGAGCGCCGGCGCATGCATTTCGGCCACCGTTCGGCTCGGTGGTTATTCAAGACTTCTGCGCTGTGACGGACGAAGCGCATACCGAGCTGTTGGCGACGTTATCTGGCTTGGAAATGTTCGACAGTATTGAGATCGAGGTGCCGGTCGATGATCCGCTTCCGCTCAAATTCCAGGATCAGGCCGCTGCCCAAACGACATGCTTGGGCGATTTTCTGTGGCTGCGGATCATGAATGTGCCCGAAGCCCTCGGAGCACGGGAGTACTCCGCCGATGTCGACGTGGTACTCGACGTCACCGATCCGCTTGGCGTCGCCGGAGGACAATTCTTGCTGCAGACTCGCGACGGCGTCGGAAAATGCGTGCCAGACGAAGGTTCACCGGACATCCGAATCGGGCTGGGTGAATTGGGAACGATTTACATGGGCGCGCATCGCGCTTCGGAACTTCACCGAGCGGGGCGCGTCACCGAACTGAATGCCGGTTCGCTTCACGACCTTGATGCCGCGTTTTGTACCGAACGCGCACCCTATTGCGGGACCCTTTTCTGA
- a CDS encoding MMPL family transporter translates to MLHAITRLAIAAPRRIIAVAVLVVFAAAVFAIPVVNSLSAGGFQDPTSESARATELLRDKFDQTDQKMMIVVTSPGGARSAQARRVGTDIVDHLQRSPWVLNVSSAWTSPPQTAARLLSRDNKSGLIVANLKGGENDAQRYAKTLSAQLVHDHGGVTVRAGGMAVAYAEVNQQNERDLLTMEAIAIPLSFAVLVWVFGGLVAAALPIALGGLAILGTMSVLRLISFATDVSTYALDLSIAMGLALAIDYTLLIISRYRQELAQTSDRDKALFRTMATAGRTVLFSATTVALSMAVLMVFPMYFLRSAGYTMVATAVIVAMAAVVVTPAIIAVLGPRLDALDVRPLARRLLPSRPDYARKPANPMFWYRSTKFVLRHAVPVGLSVVALLLLLGLPFLGVRWGFPDERVLPPSASSRQVADMLDHDFADDLGTSVFVVVPDARRVSPVELDRYGAELSRVPDVSAVTAPTGTFVAGRRVGPPAAPTGIAHGSAFLTVASAAPLFSQASNSQLDRLHQVAGPSGRSVQIAGLAQTNRDSVDALTKRLPAVLLLIAVITFALLFLLTGSVVLPLEALACNVLSLTAAFGAMVWIFQDGHLGALGTTPTGTLNANIPVLLFCIAFGLSMDYEVFLVSRIREYWLASGAAQELPPSSAEARTANDESTALGISGIARVVTAAALVMSISFAALIPAHVSFIRMLGLGLTLAVLADATLVRMVLVPAFMHLFGPWSWWAPKPLAWLHERFAPGEAAATAVGRRHWAAEASQPRLAGQPR, encoded by the coding sequence ATGCTGCATGCAATCACCCGACTCGCCATCGCGGCGCCCCGACGGATCATCGCAGTGGCAGTCCTGGTGGTGTTCGCGGCCGCTGTGTTCGCCATCCCGGTGGTCAACAGCTTGTCGGCCGGCGGTTTTCAGGACCCGACGTCCGAGTCGGCCCGGGCGACCGAGCTCCTCCGGGACAAATTCGACCAAACCGATCAGAAGATGATGATCGTGGTCACCTCCCCCGGCGGTGCCCGCAGCGCGCAGGCCCGCCGGGTCGGTACGGACATCGTCGACCACCTGCAACGGTCGCCGTGGGTGCTCAACGTGTCGTCGGCGTGGACGTCACCCCCGCAAACAGCCGCGCGCCTGCTCAGCCGGGACAACAAGTCCGGCCTGATCGTGGCCAACCTCAAGGGCGGAGAGAACGATGCGCAGAGGTACGCCAAAACGCTTTCCGCACAACTGGTGCACGACCACGGCGGGGTCACCGTGCGCGCCGGAGGCATGGCTGTGGCGTACGCCGAGGTGAATCAGCAAAACGAGCGCGACTTGCTGACGATGGAGGCGATCGCGATTCCTCTGAGCTTCGCGGTATTGGTCTGGGTGTTCGGCGGCCTGGTGGCGGCAGCGCTGCCGATTGCCTTGGGCGGACTGGCCATTCTCGGCACCATGTCGGTGTTGCGGCTCATCAGCTTCGCCACCGACGTGTCGACCTATGCGCTGGACCTGAGCATCGCAATGGGTCTGGCTCTGGCGATCGACTACACGCTGCTGATCATCAGCCGCTACCGCCAGGAACTGGCCCAGACCAGCGACCGCGACAAGGCGCTGTTTCGGACCATGGCCACCGCCGGGCGCACCGTGTTGTTCTCTGCGACCACCGTCGCGTTGTCGATGGCCGTGTTGATGGTGTTCCCGATGTACTTCTTGAGATCGGCCGGCTACACCATGGTCGCCACCGCGGTCATCGTTGCGATGGCCGCCGTCGTCGTGACCCCTGCGATCATCGCGGTGCTGGGCCCTCGGCTCGACGCACTGGACGTGCGCCCGCTGGCGCGACGACTTCTGCCCTCGCGCCCCGACTACGCGCGCAAGCCGGCAAATCCGATGTTTTGGTACCGCTCAACCAAATTCGTGTTGCGCCACGCCGTTCCGGTCGGCCTGAGCGTGGTCGCGCTGTTGCTGTTGCTCGGACTCCCGTTTTTGGGAGTGCGCTGGGGTTTTCCCGACGAACGCGTGCTGCCGCCGTCGGCGTCGTCGCGTCAAGTCGCCGACATGCTGGACCACGATTTCGCCGACGACCTGGGCACGTCGGTGTTCGTCGTCGTTCCCGACGCCCGCCGGGTGAGCCCGGTCGAGCTGGATCGCTACGGCGCCGAGCTGTCGCGGGTGCCGGACGTGTCGGCGGTGACCGCCCCAACCGGGACATTCGTGGCCGGACGCCGGGTGGGCCCGCCCGCCGCGCCGACCGGTATCGCCCACGGCAGCGCATTTTTGACCGTGGCCAGCGCCGCGCCGCTTTTCTCCCAAGCCTCCAACTCGCAGCTCGACCGGTTGCACCAGGTCGCCGGACCGTCAGGACGGTCGGTGCAGATAGCCGGGCTGGCACAGACCAACCGCGACAGCGTCGACGCACTCACCAAGCGGCTGCCGGCGGTGCTGTTGCTGATCGCCGTCATCACCTTCGCGCTGTTGTTCTTGCTCACCGGCAGCGTGGTGCTGCCGCTGGAGGCGTTGGCGTGCAACGTGTTGTCGCTGACGGCGGCATTCGGCGCAATGGTGTGGATTTTCCAGGACGGTCATCTGGGCGCACTGGGCACCACCCCCACCGGAACATTGAACGCCAACATCCCGGTGTTGTTGTTCTGCATAGCTTTTGGGCTGTCCATGGACTACGAGGTGTTTTTGGTGTCGCGCATCCGTGAGTACTGGCTGGCATCCGGCGCCGCCCAGGAGTTGCCACCGAGTTCGGCCGAGGCGCGCACCGCCAACGACGAGAGCACGGCGTTGGGCATATCCGGTATCGCGCGGGTGGTCACCGCGGCCGCGCTGGTGATGTCGATTTCGTTCGCCGCCCTGATTCCGGCACACGTGTCGTTCATCCGGATGCTCGGGCTGGGGTTGACACTCGCCGTGCTGGCCGACGCCACCCTGGTGCGAATGGTCCTGGTTCCGGCCTTCATGCACCTGTTCGGTCCGTGGAGCTGGTGGGCGCCAAAACCGTTGGCATGGCTGCACGAACGGTTCGCGCCTGGCGAAGCGGCGGCCACCGCGGTGGGGCGCCGGCACTGGGCGGCCGAGGCGTCGCAACCGCGGTTAGCGGGTCAACCGCGTTAG
- a CDS encoding DMT family transporter, whose product MTPTHLAAVLALSSALCVAIGDVVQQRAAHRISDRPVGHIELLAKLLRDGRWWLGALVLITSIGLQAAALGEGSVLLVQPLLTCSLLFALPINARLSQRAVTGQEWVWAGLLTVAVAVIVTVGHPQAGRSGASLHTWAAVVAVLGPLLVGCAVAGGVKGGAVAAVLFAFVSGSLWGVFAVLAKEVVARLGDGGWALIRTPELYACLLAVLGGLVWSQSAFRAGPLTASMPTLQVSQPVVAAVLGVVVLGETLNTGPLGAVGLVVAALVMATAIVQLARVEAIAARLGAEEKTRRRRALTRLTR is encoded by the coding sequence ATGACCCCGACGCACCTGGCGGCCGTGCTCGCGTTGAGTTCTGCGCTGTGCGTGGCGATCGGCGACGTCGTGCAGCAACGCGCGGCGCACCGGATCAGCGACAGACCGGTGGGCCACATCGAATTGCTGGCGAAATTGCTGCGCGACGGGCGGTGGTGGTTGGGCGCCCTGGTGCTGATCACCAGCATCGGGTTGCAGGCGGCCGCGCTGGGTGAGGGTTCGGTGTTGCTGGTACAGCCGTTGCTGACGTGTTCGCTGCTGTTCGCGCTGCCGATCAACGCGCGATTGTCGCAGCGTGCGGTGACCGGCCAGGAATGGGTCTGGGCCGGCCTGTTGACTGTGGCGGTGGCGGTGATCGTCACGGTCGGCCACCCGCAGGCCGGTCGTTCCGGCGCGTCGCTGCACACGTGGGCCGCCGTCGTTGCGGTGCTGGGGCCGCTACTGGTCGGATGCGCCGTGGCCGGCGGCGTCAAAGGCGGCGCCGTGGCCGCAGTTCTGTTCGCCTTCGTGTCGGGTTCGCTGTGGGGGGTTTTCGCGGTGCTCGCCAAGGAGGTTGTCGCTCGCCTGGGCGATGGCGGGTGGGCGCTGATCCGCACACCTGAGCTGTACGCCTGTCTACTGGCCGTGCTGGGTGGTTTGGTTTGGAGCCAGTCGGCCTTCAGAGCCGGGCCGCTGACCGCCTCGATGCCCACCCTGCAGGTGTCGCAGCCGGTCGTAGCGGCGGTGCTGGGTGTGGTGGTTCTCGGCGAGACGCTGAACACCGGGCCGCTCGGGGCGGTCGGTCTGGTAGTCGCGGCGCTGGTCATGGCGACGGCCATTGTCCAGCTCGCGCGCGTGGAGGCTATCGCAGCGCGGTTGGGCGCCGAGGAGAAAACCCGACGGCGCCGTGCGCTAACGCGGTTGACCCGCTAA
- a CDS encoding RtcB family protein, with amino-acid sequence MRISSSALIAETPFRFRIDRSGAMLVPGVIFASRSLLPETNLDPLLQQVANVATLPGIVEASYAMPDIHLGYGFPIGGVAATDVRDGGVISPGGVGFDISCGVRLLAADIDREDFVAAAGKVMDGLSRRIPRGAGPGAVWSQVSESELDEVLRGGARYVVEHRGGSALDLDRCEDGGAFDDADPDAVSEQARARGIRQLGSLGSGNHFLEVQAVSEVFDEPVAKTFGLRVGQVCVMIHCGSRGLGHQICTDAVRTLDQSMRRHGVQVPDRQLACAPVDSTEGGRYLAAMSAAANYARANRQLLGSSASDAFKAITGKGLELVYDISHNLARIEHHEVDGQTLELCVHRKGATRALPPGHPDLPTDLADVGQPVLIPGSMGTSSYVLAGVRGGGAFHSTCHGAGRRLSRHQAARSVSPKVLLDQLERQQGIHVRGASRRGLVEEAPAAYKDVAEVVAVAEQAGLCHTVARLVPLGVVKG; translated from the coding sequence ATGCGGATCTCATCGTCGGCGCTGATAGCGGAAACACCGTTTCGCTTCCGGATCGACCGATCCGGCGCCATGTTGGTGCCCGGGGTGATCTTCGCGTCGCGCTCGCTGCTTCCCGAGACCAACCTGGATCCGCTGCTGCAGCAAGTGGCGAACGTCGCGACCCTTCCCGGAATCGTCGAGGCCTCGTATGCGATGCCGGACATCCACCTGGGATACGGGTTTCCGATCGGTGGTGTGGCGGCCACCGATGTGCGCGACGGCGGCGTGATCTCGCCGGGCGGAGTGGGATTCGACATCTCGTGCGGTGTTCGGCTGCTGGCCGCGGACATCGACCGAGAGGACTTCGTCGCTGCCGCCGGCAAGGTGATGGACGGATTGAGCAGACGCATCCCGCGGGGTGCGGGCCCGGGAGCCGTGTGGTCGCAGGTGAGCGAGAGTGAGTTGGACGAGGTGCTGCGCGGCGGCGCGCGCTACGTGGTCGAGCATCGCGGGGGCTCTGCGCTGGACCTGGATCGCTGCGAAGACGGCGGCGCGTTCGACGACGCCGACCCCGACGCGGTGAGCGAGCAGGCACGTGCCCGGGGGATCCGTCAGCTCGGCAGCCTCGGTTCGGGCAACCACTTCCTGGAAGTCCAGGCCGTATCCGAGGTGTTCGACGAGCCGGTTGCCAAAACGTTCGGCCTGCGCGTCGGGCAGGTCTGCGTGATGATCCACTGCGGCTCGCGGGGCCTTGGACACCAGATCTGCACGGACGCGGTGCGCACCCTCGACCAGAGCATGCGGCGACACGGCGTGCAGGTCCCCGACCGGCAATTAGCCTGTGCACCAGTTGATTCCACCGAAGGCGGCCGCTACCTGGCGGCGATGTCGGCCGCAGCCAATTACGCTCGCGCCAACCGTCAGCTCCTCGGGTCGTCGGCAAGCGATGCATTCAAGGCCATCACCGGCAAGGGGCTGGAATTGGTGTACGACATCTCGCACAACCTTGCCCGGATCGAGCACCACGAGGTCGACGGCCAGACACTCGAGCTTTGCGTGCACCGCAAGGGCGCAACACGCGCGTTGCCACCCGGACATCCCGATCTGCCAACGGATTTGGCTGACGTGGGGCAACCAGTGCTGATTCCCGGCTCGATGGGGACGTCGTCGTACGTGCTCGCCGGCGTGCGAGGCGGCGGTGCGTTTCATTCGACGTGTCACGGCGCCGGCCGGCGGCTCAGTCGACACCAGGCGGCTCGCTCGGTGTCGCCGAAGGTCCTGCTGGACCAACTCGAGCGGCAGCAGGGCATCCATGTCAGGGGCGCCTCACGGCGCGGCCTGGTCGAGGAGGCGCCGGCGGCCTACAAGGATGTCGCCGAAGTCGTCGCCGTCGCGGAACAGGCCGGGCTGTGCCACACAGTCGCCCGACTGGTGCCCCTGGGCGTCGTGAAAGGCTGA
- a CDS encoding archease codes for MAGSGHRTVPHPADVTIEAWGPTREACLAEAVVGLSASFVDLSHAKPVDTVTLELAAADDEDRLVAALDQLIYLLDTQGVIPLRADVDIGAQTFRLTMQVASIDKVRTIGASPKAVALSGLEFRHTGDQWRCSATIDV; via the coding sequence GTGGCCGGCAGCGGGCATCGAACTGTGCCGCATCCGGCCGATGTGACGATCGAGGCATGGGGACCCACCCGTGAGGCGTGTCTGGCCGAGGCGGTTGTCGGCTTGTCCGCCAGCTTCGTCGACCTCTCCCACGCGAAGCCCGTCGACACCGTCACCTTGGAATTGGCCGCCGCCGACGACGAGGATCGCCTGGTGGCGGCGCTGGACCAACTGATCTATCTGCTTGATACACAAGGAGTTATCCCGCTACGCGCCGACGTGGACATCGGAGCGCAAACATTCCGGCTGACCATGCAGGTGGCGTCGATAGACAAGGTCAGAACAATCGGCGCGTCGCCGAAGGCCGTTGCGCTTTCCGGACTGGAGTTCCGCCACACCGGCGACCAATGGCGCTGCAGCGCCACGATCGACGTGTGA
- a CDS encoding MMPL/RND family transporter — protein sequence MSDNQTTHPIARTIRLLAVPIIVVWVAFAVALNVFIPQLEKIAAETSVPLSPTDAPSVKGMKRIGEKFKEYNSDNLVLVTLVGDHELGDDAHKYYDELVRRLRQDSEDVQYLLDFWGHRFTSSGVESYDHKAAYVQVNLVGNQGGARGNKSVDAVRKIVEHSTPPKGVKAYVAGQGALTADTIEAGDRSMLKMTMITVLVITMMLLFVFRSVSTVLLLLFVVFVELAASRGVVALLAYSGLLGLSTFAVNLLTALAIAAGTDYAVFRLGRYQEGRSGGMDSEAAYHDTFTGVSKVIVGSGLTIVAALFCLRFTRLPYFNSLGIPCSVGLFVVVAAGLTLGPAVMTVASHFGLLDPKREFNYRRWRRLATAIVRWPAPILTTALVVAMIGALGLAGFNPLYNERYYLPGRVSSKKAYDAAGQHFSEARLNPDLLMIETDHDLRNPTDLLVLDRVAKNIFRLPGIERVQSITRPLGPPIEHGSVPFQLSVQSAPIRDNLQYLKDRVADTLKTVGELDTMIAILERTYDLTRQLTEATHDTTGDLQKLQAVTDKIRDNVADFDDFFRPIRSYFYWEKHCFDIPICWAFRSLYDATDGVDQLAEQTAALVQDAQRIDRLQPQLLAQIPPMIAVSKSIRDITLTSYSTFNSLITQFDRLTDTSAVMGRAFDDSKVDDSFYLPPEVFDNPDFQLGLKLMVSPDGKAARLIITHAVDPATTEGISTVDAERQAAREALKLTSLSNANIELGGTAATYKDIRDGAKFDLMIAAVASIMLIFIIMVLIKRALVAAFVIVGTIVVSLGAAFGFSNLIWQHIVHFQMHWVALEFALIVLLAVGSDYNLMLVSRFEEEIGAGLKTGIIRGMGSTGPVVTAAGLVFAFTMGSMITSDLRSIGQFGTTIGLGLLFDTLVVRSLITPSIATLLGRWFWWPKKVRTRPASQMLRSVGPRPLVRALLAEPSRASKRPTP from the coding sequence ATGAGCGACAACCAGACAACGCACCCGATCGCGCGCACGATCCGATTACTGGCGGTTCCCATCATTGTTGTCTGGGTGGCGTTCGCCGTTGCCCTGAATGTGTTCATCCCGCAACTGGAAAAGATTGCCGCAGAAACGTCTGTTCCGCTCTCGCCCACCGATGCGCCGTCGGTGAAGGGGATGAAGCGGATAGGCGAGAAGTTCAAGGAATACAACTCCGACAACCTCGTACTGGTGACCCTCGTCGGCGACCACGAGCTGGGCGACGATGCCCACAAGTACTACGACGAGCTGGTACGTCGGCTGAGGCAAGACAGCGAAGACGTCCAGTACCTCCTGGACTTCTGGGGGCACCGGTTCACCTCATCGGGCGTGGAGAGCTATGACCACAAGGCCGCCTACGTTCAGGTCAACCTGGTCGGCAATCAGGGCGGGGCCCGCGGCAACAAATCGGTCGACGCGGTCCGCAAGATCGTGGAGCATTCGACACCGCCGAAAGGCGTCAAGGCCTACGTGGCCGGTCAAGGAGCGCTGACCGCGGACACGATCGAGGCCGGCGACAGAAGCATGCTGAAGATGACGATGATCACGGTCCTCGTCATCACGATGATGCTGCTTTTCGTTTTTCGTTCGGTTTCCACCGTGCTGCTTCTGTTGTTCGTCGTCTTCGTCGAATTGGCCGCGTCCCGGGGCGTCGTCGCGCTGCTGGCATACAGCGGCCTGCTGGGCCTGTCAACGTTCGCCGTAAACCTGCTCACCGCGCTGGCGATCGCCGCGGGAACCGACTACGCGGTATTCCGGCTCGGGCGCTACCAGGAGGGCCGCAGCGGCGGCATGGATTCCGAAGCCGCCTATCACGACACGTTCACCGGCGTCTCCAAAGTCATCGTGGGTTCGGGCCTGACCATCGTTGCGGCGTTGTTCTGCCTGCGTTTTACCCGCCTGCCCTATTTCAATTCGCTGGGTATTCCATGCTCGGTCGGCCTGTTCGTGGTGGTCGCCGCCGGGCTCACGCTGGGGCCTGCCGTCATGACCGTGGCAAGCCACTTCGGTCTGCTCGATCCCAAGCGGGAGTTCAACTATCGGCGATGGCGCCGCCTGGCCACCGCCATCGTTCGCTGGCCGGCGCCGATTCTTACCACCGCACTCGTCGTCGCCATGATCGGTGCATTGGGGTTGGCCGGGTTCAACCCGCTGTACAACGAGCGCTACTACCTGCCCGGCCGCGTCTCATCGAAGAAGGCGTACGATGCAGCGGGCCAGCATTTTTCGGAGGCCCGCCTGAATCCCGACCTGCTGATGATCGAGACCGACCACGACTTGCGTAATCCAACCGATCTGCTGGTCTTGGACCGGGTGGCCAAAAACATCTTCCGGTTACCGGGTATCGAACGGGTACAGAGCATCACCCGACCGCTCGGTCCGCCCATCGAACACGGGTCGGTACCGTTTCAGCTCAGCGTGCAAAGCGCGCCGATCCGAGACAACCTGCAATATCTGAAAGATCGGGTCGCCGACACGTTGAAGACAGTCGGTGAGCTCGACACGATGATCGCCATTCTGGAGCGCACATACGACTTGACGCGCCAGCTGACGGAGGCCACGCACGACACGACGGGCGATCTGCAGAAGCTGCAAGCGGTCACGGACAAGATCAGAGACAATGTCGCCGACTTCGACGATTTCTTCCGTCCGATCCGCAGCTATTTCTATTGGGAGAAGCACTGCTTCGATATCCCGATCTGTTGGGCGTTTCGATCTCTCTACGACGCAACCGACGGGGTCGACCAGCTCGCCGAACAGACTGCGGCACTTGTTCAAGACGCGCAGCGGATCGACAGGCTGCAGCCGCAACTGCTTGCGCAGATCCCCCCGATGATCGCGGTGTCGAAGTCGATCCGCGACATCACGTTGACCTCGTACAGCACGTTCAACAGCTTGATCACCCAGTTCGATCGCCTGACCGACACCAGCGCCGTGATGGGGCGGGCATTCGACGACTCAAAGGTGGACGATTCGTTCTACCTGCCGCCGGAGGTGTTCGACAACCCCGACTTCCAGCTGGGTTTGAAACTGATGGTGTCGCCGGACGGCAAGGCCGCCCGCCTTATCATCACCCACGCCGTCGATCCCGCGACCACAGAAGGCATCTCGACCGTCGACGCCGAGCGTCAGGCGGCACGGGAGGCGTTGAAGTTGACCTCGTTGTCCAACGCCAACATCGAGCTCGGCGGTACCGCCGCCACCTACAAAGACATTCGGGACGGCGCCAAATTCGACCTGATGATCGCAGCAGTCGCCTCGATCATGCTGATCTTCATCATCATGGTTCTCATTAAGCGAGCCCTGGTAGCCGCGTTCGTGATCGTCGGCACCATCGTCGTGTCGCTGGGCGCCGCGTTCGGCTTCTCGAATCTCATCTGGCAGCACATCGTCCATTTCCAAATGCACTGGGTGGCATTGGAGTTCGCCCTGATCGTGCTGTTGGCCGTCGGGTCCGATTACAACCTGATGCTCGTGTCACGCTTCGAGGAAGAGATCGGCGCCGGGTTGAAGACCGGCATCATCCGGGGGATGGGCAGCACCGGCCCGGTGGTGACGGCGGCGGGCCTGGTGTTCGCCTTCACGATGGGATCGATGATCACCAGCGACCTGCGTTCAATCGGTCAGTTCGGCACCACGATCGGCCTCGGGTTGCTGTTCGACACGCTCGTTGTGCGCTCGCTCATCACACCGTCGATCGCCACCCTGCTGGGCCGCTGGTTCTGGTGGCCGAAGAAGGTGCGTACCCGGCCGGCCAGCCAGATGCTGAGGTCTGTCGGTCCCCGGCCGTTGGTGCGGGCACTGCTGGCGGAACCCTCGCGCGCGTCCAAGCGCCCGACGCCGTGA
- a CDS encoding MmpS family transport accessory protein, with the protein MNVLKRAWIPLVVAVALAVGGFAVERLHGIFPITTSSKLDPRSQTPPYAPKSATYEIIGPPGTVGVVNWMDENAQPQRANFTTLPWTHTITARLPGIFAYVVAQGDSDYIGCRITVDGKLVDEQSANQRNAQISCLDKSA; encoded by the coding sequence GTGAACGTCCTCAAGCGGGCATGGATACCACTGGTTGTCGCCGTCGCGCTTGCAGTGGGCGGATTCGCCGTCGAACGTCTCCACGGGATCTTTCCGATAACCACCTCGTCGAAACTCGACCCGCGCAGCCAGACCCCGCCGTACGCGCCGAAAAGCGCCACTTACGAGATCATCGGCCCGCCGGGGACGGTCGGCGTCGTCAACTGGATGGACGAAAACGCCCAACCACAGCGGGCGAATTTCACGACATTGCCGTGGACACACACCATCACCGCGCGGCTACCCGGAATCTTCGCCTACGTGGTTGCCCAAGGCGATAGCGACTACATCGGTTGCCGCATCACCGTCGACGGCAAGCTCGTCGACGAGCAATCGGCCAACCAGCGCAACGCCCAGATCTCGTGTCTGGACAAATCGGCATGA